A genomic stretch from Lathyrus oleraceus cultivar Zhongwan6 chromosome 2, CAAS_Psat_ZW6_1.0, whole genome shotgun sequence includes:
- the LOC127123559 gene encoding uncharacterized protein LOC127123559: MVNAYHGGEICTSNDVGITFENAEICRFKISRKVTFGYFKEKIESKLQNGFVAQIVYRNVVQFGNNLFKFVPLKVRDDDDVETMFVNHEFSGLDSIDLYIKFQPSQQTEEVNAPSDDEDANDPHVNDPQIPSIIPIEDVEEDDVEDENEAQADHYFTSLFEEGECDHVEQEVENAIPINQVFCPPPHMTTLGVSSGQTSLEWPCIPRIPKEGDIDVGNKFKNKVDCVFAIKNYHMTHCLDYRVNISDKKRYQISCSNDLCKFRLVASYRKRSDLWEIGIMTPPHSCSSTILNQDHRKLSSQLMSQSLLPLVDKDPSTKVSICIKHIVSIFKFTPSYRKAWIARNKAIEQVYGNWENSYNELPRYLLALQKFVPGTVVEMQALPIYTNDDTIVAGQVMFHRLFWAFQPCIRGFAYCKPLLQIDGTWLYGKYKGTLLMAVAQDGNSNIFPVAFALVEGETAEGWGFFLKNLRRHVAPQPDLCLISDRHASIESAYNNPDNGWQDPPSVHVYCIRHIAQNFMREIKDRNLRYALNRPTFNYYRDEIASTNVVALRWVDNIPTQKWTRAFDEGRRWGHMTTNLVESMNSVFKGTRNLPITALVSATYYRMATLFAERGAQWSAVLNSGQLFTENCMKVMKEETLKSNTHQVSIFDYQHHTFSVKETMDHGEGKPMGRYKVNLQGGWCDCGKFQAFRVPCSHVIAACSKIRHDAYGLLSTVYKVSNLFGFTVIVSQCCHTMHIGPFLKEIYYAITLA, encoded by the exons ATGGTGAATGCCTATCATGGAGGTGAAATATGTACATCTAATGATGTGGGCATTACGTTCGAAAATGCCGAAATTTGTCGGTTCAAAATCAGTAGAAAGGTTACGTTTGGctattttaaagaaaaaatagAAAGTAAGCTTCAAAATGGCTTTGTTGCACAAATTGTTTATCGTAATGTTGTGCAATTTGGAAACAACCTTTTCAAGTTTGTTCCGTTAAAGGTCCGAGACGACGATGACGTTGAAACTATGTTTGTCAATCATGAATTTTCAGGTCTTGATTCTATTGATCTGTACATCAAATTCCAACCCAGTCAACAAACTGAGGAAGTAAACGCTCCAAGCGATGACGAAGACGCCAATGATCCACATGTCAATGATCCACAAATACCATCTATAATACCCATTGAAGATGTCGAAGAAGATGACGTCGAGGATGAAAACGAGGCACAGGCCGATCATTACTTTACCTCTTTGTTTGAAGAAGGTGAATGCGACCATGTTGAACAAGAAGTCGAAAATGCCATTCCAATTAACCAAGTATTTTGTCCGCCTCCGCACATGACAACTTTGGGCGTGAGCTCTGGCCAAACATCACTTGAATGGCCATGCATTCCCCGTATTCCGAAAGAAGGTGACATTGATGTGGGTAACAAATTTAAGAACAAAGTTGATTGTGTATTTGCCATTAAAAATTACCACATGACACATTGCCTAGACTATAGGGTGAATATCTCGGATAAGAAAAGGTATCAAATAAGTTGTAGTAACGATTTGTGCAAGTTTCGTCTGGTGGCATCATATCGGAAAAGGAGTGATTTATGGGAGATTGGTATCATGACCCCGCCGCATAGTTGTTCATCAACTATCCTTAACCAGGACCATCGGAAGTTGAGCTCGCAGTTGATGTCTCAAAGCTTACTGCCTCTTGTGGACAAAGATCCTTCAACAAAGGTGAGCATTTGTATAAAACATATTGTTTCGATATTCAAATTCACACCATCATATAGGAAAGCCTGGATTGCTAGGAATAAAGCAATCGAGCAAGTCTACGGTAATTGGGAGAATTCATACAATGAACTTCCACGTTACTTGTTAGCACTCCAGAAGTTTGTTCCTGGTACGGTGGTAGAAATGCAAGCACTTCCTATATATACAAATGACGACACCATTGTTGCTGGTCAAGTAATGTTCCACCGATTATTTTGGGCATTCCAACCATGCATAAGAGGGTTTGCATATTGTAAACCTCTACTACAAATTGATGGCACCTGGTTATACGGGAAGTACAAGGGGACCCTAttgatggcagtggcacaagatgggaatAGTAACATTTTCCCTGTTGCTTTTGCACTTGTTGAAGGTGAGACAGCTGAAGGTTGGGGGTTCTTTCTAAAGAACTTGCGAAGGCATGTTGCTCCTCAGCCTGACTTGTGTTTGATATCGGACAGACATGCCTCGATTGAAAGTGCTTACAATAATCCAGACAACGGTTGGCAAGATCCACCTTCTGTCCATGTATAttgtatcagacacattgcacaaaacttcatgcggGAAATCAAGGATAGAAACCTCC GTTATGCTTTAAACCGACCCACGTTTAATTATTACCGAGATGAAATTGCCTCCACTAACGTTGTTGCGCTAAGGTGGGTAGACAACATTCCGACACAAAAATGGACGAGGGCATTTGACGAGGGTCGGCGCTGGGGTCATATGACAACAAACCTCGTCGAGTCAATGAACTCAGTTTTTAAAGGCACCCGCAATCTACCCATTACAGCATTGGTGAGTGCCACATATTATaggatggcaacgttgttcgcTGAAAGGGGTGCACAATGGAGTGCAGTGTTGAACTCTGGCCAACTATTTACAGAAAACTGCATGAAGGTGATGAAGGAAGAAACACTAAAGTCCAACACACATCAGGTGTCAATTTTTGACTACCAGCATCACACTTTTAGTGTAAAAGAGACAATGGACCATGGTGAGGGGAAGCCTATGGGACGTTACAAGGTCAACCTACAAGGTGGTTGGTGTGATTGCGGAAAGTTTCAAGCTTTTCGTGTTCCTTGTTCACATGTTATCGCTGCATGTTCCAAGATACGCCATGACGCATACGGTCTTCTGTCCACCGTTTACAAGGTTTCAAACCTTTTTGGGTTTACAGTAATAGTTTCCCAGTGCTGCCATACGATGCATATTGGCCCGTTTTTGAAGGAGATCTACTATGCCATAACCCTAGCATGA
- the LOC127119969 gene encoding putative pentatricopeptide repeat-containing protein At3g05240: MPIASFFSYTFLSFEGVKLKVRFFFTNRLIMIHHNTILSFIPKCKTMIQLKTLHALILTTPTNIDTMIIPLSKLIDFCVDSQFGDINYANSLFTQIHSPNLYIWNSIIRGYAKSNNPTMSLLLYKQMLQNGFSPDHFTFPFVLKASSFIDDHGIGKCIHSCTVKSGFESNVYVATGLLHMYVSCKDMEYGLKLFDNIPKSNVVAWTCLIAGYVNNNQPREALEVFIDMGNWGVEPNEVTMVNALIACARSRDIDTGRWVHERIRKAGYDPFVSASNCNVILATSVLEMYAKCGSLNVARDLFNKMPKRNIVAWNCMINAYTHCEKHNEALDLFSDMLADGICPDRATFLSVLSVCAHQCALALGETVHACLLKSNIATDIDLATSLLDMYAKNGELRSAQKIFNNSLEKKDVVMWTSMINGLAIHGHGNEALSMFQIMQDDSTIIPDLITYIGVLFACSHVGLVEEAQRQFNMMTKRYGIVPEREHYSCMIDILSRAGHLGEAKRLMDTMPMQPNIAIWGALLNGCQIHENISVASQVKVQLTELRPVQSGIYVLLSNIYANAGRWEEVNMTRKVMQRKRIAKTIGHSSVEMKMLTL, translated from the coding sequence ATGCCGATTGCCAGTTTCTTCTCATACACATTCCTATCGTTCGAGGGAGTTAAATTAAAGGTTCGATTTTTCTTCACAAATCGACTAATCATGATTCACCACAACACCATTCTCTCTTTCATACCAAAATGCAAAACCATGATTCAACTCAAAACATTGCACGCTCTTATACTTACAACCCCAACCAATATTGATACTATGATTATCCCTTTAAGCAAGCTTATTGATTTCTGTGTTGATTCACAATTCGGTGACATCAATTATGCAAATTCACTATTTACCCAAATTCATTCCCCTAATCTTTATATCTGGAATTCCATCATAAGAGGTTATGCCAAATCTAACAACCCAACAATGTCTTTGCTTCTGTATAAACAAATGCTACAAAATGGGTTTTCCCCTGATCATTTTACCTTCCCATTTGTACTCAAAGCAAGTTCTTTTATTGATGATCATGGTATTGGAAAATGCATTCATAGTTGTACAGTGAAATCTGGGTTTGAATCAAATGTTTATGTTGCTACTGGGTTACTTCATATGTATGTTTCATGTAAAGATATGGAGTATGGGTTGAAGCTGTTTGATAATATTCCTAAGTCAAATGTTGTTGCTTGGACTTGTTTGATTGCTGGGTATGTTAATAATAATCAACCACGGGAAGCTTTGGAGGTGTTTATAGATATGGGTAATTGGGGTGTGGAGCCTAATGAGGTTACCATGGTGAATGCTTTGATTGCGTGTGCTCGTAGTAGAGATATTGATACTGGGAGATGGGTTCATGAGCGCATTCGTAAGGCTGGCTATGATCCTTTTGTGTCCGCGTCTAATTGTAATGTCATTCTTGCAACTTCGGTTCTTGAAATGTATGCAAAATGTGGTAGTTTGAATGTTGCAAGAGACTTGTTCAACAAAATGCCGAAAAGAAATATTGTTGCTTGGAACTGTATGATAAATGCTTATACTCATTGTGAGAAGCATAATGAAGCGCTTGATCTCTTTTCTGATATGCTGGCTGATGGAATTTGTCCTGATAGGGCAACCTTTTTGAGTGTGTTGAGTGTTTGTGCCCATCAGTGTGCTTTGGCATTGGGAGAAACGGTTCATGCTTGTCTATTGAAAAGCAATATTGCAACAGATATTGACCTTGCTACTTCTCTTTTGGACATGTATGCCAAGAATGGTGAATTAAGAAGTGCACAAAAGATTTTTAATAATAGTTTGGAAAAGAAAGATGTGGTGATGTGGACTAGCATGATTAATGGTTTAGCCATACATGGTCATGGAAATGAAGCATTGAGTATGTTTCAAATAATGCAAGACGATAGTACCATAATCCCTGATCTTATTACTTATATTGGAGTTTTATTTGCTTGTAGTCATGTTGGATTGGTTGAAGAGGCTCAAAGACAATTTAACATGATGACAAAGAGGTATGGTATAGTGCCAGAAAGAGAGCATTATAGTTGCATGATTGATATTTTGAGTCGGGCAGGTCATTTAGGAGAAGCAAAAAGATTAATGGACACAATGCCAATGCAACCAAATATTGCCATATGGGGTGCTCTTTTGAATGGTTGTCAGATTCATGAAAATATCTCAGTTGCTAGTCAAGTGAAAGTACAACTGACAGAGCTGAGACCTGTTCAAAGTGGAATTTATGTTCTTCTATCTAATATATATGCTAATGCTGGAAGATGGGAAGAAGTAAATATGACTAGAAAAGTGATGCAGCGTAAACGGATTGCAAAGACAATTGGTCATAGTTCAGTTGAAATGAAGATGTTAACCTTATGA